The following nucleotide sequence is from Synechococcales cyanobacterium T60_A2020_003.
ACTCCGCTACAGTTTCAACAACGGTATCGGGGGTGTCTGGTGTTGGCGTCAGGACGTAGGGTTTTCCCTGGAATAGGCGAGCTTCTGCCACCTCTAACCCACTTTCCGCTTTGCCTGCCATCGGGTGCCCACCCACAAAGTTTCGCCAGAGGGGGGCGATCGCCGTTACCACCTCCGCTTTAACCGAGCCGACGTCTGTCAGGATTGTGCTGGGACGAATGTGGGGAATTAATGCCTCCACCGTCGGTTGCAGTTCAGAAATGGGCGTACACAGCACAATCACCTCCGCTGCCGTCAGGATAGAGAGTTCAGTGCTGGCCTCGTTGACCATACCTTTGGCTAAAGCCTGCTGCACCGTTGTCTCGCGTCGTGCCACGCCCAAAATCGAGTGTCCGTGCGATCGCCAATCCAATGCTAACGATCCACCGATCAATCCCAGTCCAACAATGCCAATTTTCATGGGGTTCTCCACACCACACCTTGATTTTTGAATCCGGGCCTATGCTTTGGGGAATGCCTCTAACCTGCCTGATCTCAACTTCCCAAACTTAGATTAGAACCACAGACGAAATGCTGGAAGTACTGACGCATCGATGCATGGTTAACTCAAACCTCAAAACTTAAACCTGAAAACTCAAACCTCGAAACTGGAATACCCCCTTGAACTATCGTGAGCATTCGATACCCTCTCTTCCTCCTTCCCTCACTCTTCCCTCACTGCGAA
It contains:
- a CDS encoding prephenate dehydrogenase/arogenate dehydrogenase family protein — protein: MKIGIVGLGLIGGSLALDWRSHGHSILGVARRETTVQQALAKGMVNEASTELSILTAAEVIVLCTPISELQPTVEALIPHIRPSTILTDVGSVKAEVVTAIAPLWRNFVGGHPMAGKAESGLEVAEARLFQGKPYVLTPTPDTPDTVVETVAE